The Drosophila nasuta strain 15112-1781.00 chromosome 2L, ASM2355853v1, whole genome shotgun sequence genome window below encodes:
- the LOC132783436 gene encoding uncharacterized protein LOC132783436 isoform X7, producing the protein MEHLDLAGYLNTPVNWNLGAFEHQDVMDLSNSRQMLEPIMEETSEDEEHAQNSWNGYEHRGSCGGFWSSAESETGSVIRVEINKDIDAMSERDFACPPKRARRSQDEQMMQLQQLQQSQQQQPHSLEDVVQLRRPPPPRYDADSHNSLERFLALEACARDSYGSQGQRNSTGSRRGGCSFDDFYSDNDSYHSLSRSSSLVQFESLERQMTLQEQHQSMSSLGNSSPSLLSCETMASSSGNSGSGSVAGSVGGSHSNPDSRRGSATSLLKRYESSDGRLHQTYYELHKLDFEEQQRELFGACKSLHHQAELKSDSESSSTSSSDSSGHSMLSACPGKQDAGGARRLPLNSAENLSEDSGYGEPGSTLRRAKSKSIPKNFDKLCEEEEMEELLLLEHEVEVETAKAKAAATALALATHSKNSNDLCQTKIEQTNETTTTPRSSSSSTSSSPCSPTSSINSGERGARSPSPSPSASPSRSPSLSPTPSGSSTTASSMPSTSLASPASSSSSSSPSSSSSAASFTWLRNSLPDIREPRGSSPKSIADNNSYVLANNSNNNNSRSSSSRSSSSAECSPVLATRASTTSSVPNELQQLGRRRRANRPRANRPSSSDGHSSSEDLDQFDCHSLPRIRRSCSWNDRGGGASAGAGYLNASYQNLTLLDYTDQRENCKRSSFTDMDKRGGKDYEHLICKGNFLLDELSQIYDKNVSILNDKAVDVEEKQPVPHKSVQDLVDEAPPQVQHVQLTIRKPPARQRRSGQADKEPVVLSQEVTPVLSFSSFGKTFDQDPTNLRTSYAQSLEQCNIDVPPTQPSSNSCHNKAAQPVRMLPKRRFQSTTAKQRSLVSSTPNLSAFDGGGQETEDDIYVSSAHNSMHQLPQTAAQPKPLGILLPAGSRNSFSKEVSFCPVVSKYSWQEQSSEEPPEEQSSDQEEEDDDGQEEEEDNDATVIYNTKENENIAARYNAEQQQQQLRALQQQHLQLTATQQQQQLTASQQQLRETQQREQREQRAPERECAIDEKSAESDDNNENIASADTNQQQTTQQQQQQPQTKTSQTSQPATTTAVSVPSVTAAVSLETRVVASSSSALVAPVPATVPHPVTVQVPVANNLPTRPLSLHLPILSEPPTNRAHHILYASQQLLQRYDNDIDIDDVDHHRHFDRSNMSKSSQSVSLTPSGNNNESPLKQRANKTDEKHPSSKSFLSRFAHGLRFSLRRKKKQQQQQQQQQQQQQPATTTKAAKQSAKQTQQSNGKSQDIVHIPLKPPRSNSGALDDSNISEASTASMHSRQTTTTAELEQLPKTSTLQKLVTGKPPLPKQPPRLTHAPTSAAHQQQPAAVAVSSAAHASNALLDAEREQYAAFAKQLTSGHQQTNTTAMRETETVAGVTGTESPSRASVAQKTQMFNQLGAGASSRPLTMVTAVPVAVSPMLDNKMGLIETNLDTHETVISGKTRSLMDITCNPVHQQHKRYLVKRLNVTSAAYDVEHEDDDDDDDVDGQGGQHIKTSNQASGVQIASVRRPHKSMEFLLDKENQKNVLPPENELQKSHDHNPAALSEHQLRVQASLQRLNIPDWFRQYNQNAARSPDGACAAAGGTSATSGGYKPGNFTRKRTQDSGRWQGLNSKTTSLSSLGSQRSDRSPLLLSPSAHSHHGGQSSSVVGSAVGGHHHHSHHAQGVGATRWSTSHLNSTQTSPSVSQRGSFARGAPINSSFMSVASGSSAGAGSVLRNSYRQPYLGWRSTEKLSQRTPHERLANSLLAQRTSPTSATAATTANGVRSLQPVTPEIQSSIKEVTSAIVHYVNDQTLLQQQQQRSRSASPNSRKCWLESSFVGTRPLDSPQTPVIDSSSSPPASQHQLHQQQFHLDASTVVATGQPPLRMNGLSRVGGGGAPERSLSSASLEDVLASLLGLPTTSSSNSQNTNSNSNHNNQNNRNRNQAAAATIPGSSTTGMNLFNS; encoded by the exons ATGGAACACTTGGATCTGGCTGGTTATCTGAACACACCAGTTAACTGGAATCTGGGTGCATTTGAGCACCAAG ATGTGATGGACTTGTCGAACTCACGGCAAATGCTGGAGCCCATCATGGAGGAGACGTCCGAGGACGAGGAGCATGCGCAGAACAGTTGGAACGGTTACGAGCATCGTGGCAGCTGCGGCGGCTTCTGGAGCTCCGCAGAGTCTGAAACGGGTTCGGTCATCAGAGTCGAAATTAACAAGG ATATCGACGCCATGTCCGAACGTGACTTTGCTTGCCCGCCAAAGCGAGCGCGTCGCTCGCAGGATGAACAAAtgatgcaactgcaacaactgcagcagtcacaacaacaacaaccacacagCTTGGAGGATGTGGTGCAGCTGCGACGTCCACCTCCGCCACGCTACGATGCGGACTCACACAACAGTCTGGAGCGCTTCCTCGCACTCGAAGCCTGTGCCCGCGACAGTTATGGCAGTCAGGGACAAAGGAACAGCACAGGAAGCAGGCGAGGTGGCTGCTCGTTTGATGACTTCTACTCGGACAACGATTCGTATCATTCGCTGTCGCGCAGCTCGTCGCTGGTGCAGTTCGAGTCCCTGGAGCGACAGATGACGTTGCAGGAACAGCACCAGAGCATGAGCAGCTTAGGGAACAGTTCTCCCTCGTTGCTCAGCTGCGAGACGATGGCCAGCAGTAGCGGAAACAGCGGCAGTGGCAGCGTTGCAGGCAGCGTTGGAGGCAGCCACAGCAATCCAGACAGTCGACGTGGTTCGGCGACATCGCTGCTGAAGCGCTACGAGTCCAGCGATGGTCGACTGCATCAGACGTATTATGAGCTGCATAAATTGGACTTTGAGGAGCAGCAGCGAGAGTTGTTTGGCGCCTGCAAGAGTCTGCATCATCAGGCCGAGCTGAAGTCGGACTCGGAGTCGAGCAGCACCTcgagcagcgacagcagcggACACTCGATGCTTAGCGCTTGTCCGGGCAAACAGGATGCAGGCGGAGCTAGGAGATTGCCGCTGAATTCGGCGGAGAATTTGTCAGAGGATTCGGGCTATGGGGAGCCGGGCAGCACATTGCGACGCGCCAAATCGAAAAGCATACCAAAGAATTTCGACAAGCTGTGCGAAGAGGAGGAGAtggaggagctgctgctgctggagcacgaagtggaagtggaaacagccaaagcaaaggcGGCGGCAACAGCGTTAGCGTTAGCAACGCATTCCAAAAACTCCAATGATTTGTGTCAGACAAAAATAGAGCAGACAAatgagacgacgacgacgccgcgctcatcgtcgtcgtcgacatcGTCTTCGCCATGCTCTCCAACATCATCTATAAATAGCGGCGAGAGAGGCGCACGCTCGCCATCTCCATCACCATCGGCATCGCCATCGCGTTCGCCTTCGCTATCCCCAACGCCCAGCGGCTCATCAACAACAGCCTCTTCTAtgccgtcgacgtcgttggCATCGCCTgcgtcttcgtcgtcgtcgtcgtcgccatcgtcatcgtcgtctgCCGCCTCGTTCACTTGGCTGCGCAACAGTTTGCCCGACATACGCGAGCCGCGAGGTTCGTCTCCCAAATCAATAGcggacaacaacagctacgtgctggccaacaacagcaacaacaacaacagcagaagcagcagcagccgcagcagctcCTCTGCCGAGTGCTCACCAGTGCTGGCCACAAGAGCCTCGACGACGAGCAGCGTGCCCAacgagctgcagcagctgggACGTCGCAGACGCGCCAATCGTCCACGCGCCAATCGACCGAGCAGCAGCGACGGACACAGTTCTAGCGAGGATCTAGATCAGTTTGATTGCCACAGTTTGCCGCGCATTCgacgcagctgcagctggaacGATCGCGGCGGCGGAGCTTCAGCTGGCGCAGGGTATTTGAATGCCAGCTATCAGAATTTGACACTCTTGGATTACACGGATCAGCGGGAGAATTGCAAACGCAGCTCCTTCACAGACATGGATAAGCGGGGTGGCAAGGATTACGAGCATCTCATTTGCAAGGGTAACTTTCTGCTCGACGAACTGAGTCAGATCTACGACAAGAACGTCTCCATACTCAATGACAAAGCAGTCGACGTAGAGGAGAAGCAACCGGTGCCCCACAAATCGGTGCAAGATTTAGTGGATGAGGCGCCACCACAAGTGCAACATGTGCAGCTCACAATACGCAAACCGCCGGCGCGACAACGACGCAGTGGCCAGGCGGATAAGGAGCCAGTGGTGCTATCACAGGAGGTGACACCTGTGCTCAGTTTCAGCAGCTTCGGCAAGACCTTCGATCAGGATCCCACCAATCTACGCACTTCGTACGCCCAATCGCTGGAACAGTGCAACATCGATGTGCCGCCGACCCagcccagcagcaacagttgccacaACAAAGCAGCACAGCCAGTTCGTATGCTGCCCAAGCGTCGCTTCCAGAGCACCACAGCCAAGCAGCGTAGTCTGGTGAGCAGCACGCCCAATCTTTCTGCCTTTGATGGCGGTGGCCAGGAGACGGAGGATGACATCTATGTGAGCAGTGCGCACAATTCAATGCATCAGCTGCCACAAACAGCCGCACAACCGAAGCCATTGGGCATCTTATTGCCAGCTGGATCACGTAACTCGTTCAGCAAAGAGGTGAGCTTTTGCCCTGTGGTCAGCAAATATTCCTGGCAAGAACAATCTTCGGAGGAGCCGCCAGAGGAACAGAGCAGCGatcaggaggaggaggatgacGATGGgcaagaggaggaggaggataaCGATGCCACTGTTATTTATAACACCAAAGAGAACGAGAATATTGCTGCGCGCTACAatgcagagcagcagcaacaacagctaagggcactgcaacaacagcatctgCAGTTAACAGcgacgcaacagcagcagcagttaacAGCGTCGCAACAGCAGCTAAGAGAAACGCAGCAGCGAGAGCAGCGTGAACAAAGAGCGCCAGAGCGTGAGTGTGCGATCGATGAGAAGAGCGCAGAGAGCGATGATAACAACGAAAACATCGCTAGCGCGGACACAAACCAGCAGCAAacgacgcagcagcaacagcagcagccacaaacgAAAACATCGCAAACATCGCAGCcagcaacgacgacggcggTTTCAGTGCCAAGCGTCACTGCTGCCGTCAGTCTTGAAACACGCGTCGTCGCGAGCTCGTCGTCCGCGCTCGTCGCTCCAGTTCCAGCCACAGTTCCACATCCAGTTACCGTTCAAGTGCCAGTTGCAAATAATTTGCCAACGCGTCCCTTAAGCCTGCACTTGCCCATCTTAAGTGAACCGCCCACAAATCGCGCTCATCACATTTTGTACGCctcgcagcagctgctgcagcgttACGACAACGATATTGACATCGACGACGTCGATCATCATCGTCACTTTGATCGCAGCAACATGTCGAAATCATCGCAATCCGTCTCCTTGACGcccagtggcaacaacaacgaatcGCCGCTGAAGCAACGCGCAAATAAAACAGATGAAAAGCATCCCAGCTCAAAGAGTTTTCTATCGCGTTTCGCGCACGGTTTGCGTTTCTCGTTGCGTcgcaagaagaagcagcagcaacaacaacagcagcagcagcaacaacaacagccggcgacaacaacaaaggccGCCAAGCAGAGCGCAAAACAAACGCAGCAGAGCAATGGCAAATCACAGGATATCGTACACATACCCCTTAAACCGCCacgcagcaacagcggcgCACTCGACGACAGCAACATCTCGGAGGCGAGCACAGCGAGCATGCACAGCCGccaaaccacaacaacagctgagTTGGAACAGTTGCCCAAAACGTCAACGCTGCAGAAGCTGGTCACAGGCAAACCGCCGTTGCCCAAGCAGCCGCCTCGTCTGACGCATGCGCCAACCAGTGCTGCCCATCAGCAACAACCGGCAGCTGTGGCTGTCTCCAGTGCTGCCCATGCCAGCAATGCTCTGTTGGATGCCGAAAGGGAACAGTATGCGGCATTTGCCAAACAGTTGACATCGGGCCACCAGCAGACAAACACAACAGCGATGCGCGAAACGGAAACGGTTGCGGGCGTAACGGGTACAGAATCGCCATCGCGTGCTAGCGTTGCACAAAAGACGCAAATGTTCAATCAGCTGGGCGCCGGTGCATCGTCGCGTCCCCTCACCATGGTCACCGCGGTGCCGGTTGCTGTCTCGCCCATGCTGGACAATAAGATGGGTCTCATCGAGACCAATTTGGACACACACGAAACGGTTATATCGGGCAAGACGCGTTCGTTGATGGACATCACTTGCAATCCAGTGCATCAGCAGCACAAACGTTATTTGGTCAAACGGTTGAATGTGACCAGTGCTGCTTATGATGTTGAgcatgaagatgatgatgacgatgacgacgttGATGGGCAAGGGGGTCAGCACATCAAAACATCGAATCAGGCGAGCGGAGTGCAAATTGCATCGGTGCGAAGACCGCACAAAAGCATGGAATTTCTGTTGGATAAAGAGAATCAAAAGAATGTTTTG CCACCTGAGAATGAGCTACAGAAATCGCACGATCACAATCCGGCCGCCCTGAGCGAGCATCAGCTGCGTGTGCAGGCTTCGCTGCAGCGTCTGAACATCCCCGACTGGTTCCGGCAATACAATCAAAATGCCGCACGCTCGCCAGATGGCGCCTGTGCTGCGGCTGGCGGAACATCGGCGACATCTGGCGGCTACAAGCCGGGCAACTTTACAAGGAAACGCACACAGGATTCGGGACGCTGGCAGGGTCTCAACTCGAAGACGACTTCGCTCAGTTCGCTGGGATCACAGCGCTCCGATCGTAGTCCCCTGCTGTTGAGTCCCTCGGCGCACAGTCACCACGGTGGCCAGAGCAGCAGTGTCGTCGGCTCTGCGGTGGGtggccatcatcatcatagcCATCATGCTCAGGGTGTGGGCGCCACACGTTGGTCCACCTCGCATCTGAACTCCACGCAGACGTCACCGAGTGTCTCGCAACGCGGCAGCTTTGCTCGCGGCGCGCCCATCAACAGCAGCTTCATGTCGGTggccagcggcagcagcgccGGCGCCGGCAGCGTGCTGAGGAACTCCTATCGTCAGCCTTATCTGGGCTGGCGCAGCACAGAGAAGCTCTCGCAGCGCACGCCACATGAAAG GCTCGCCAACTCGCTGCTGGCGCAACGAACGTCGCCTACATCTGCCACAGCGGCAACCACAGCGAATGGAGTGCGTTCCCTGCAGCCCGTGACACCGGAAATCCAGAGCTCCATCAAGGAGGTGACCTCGGCCATTGTGCACTACGTGAACGATCAGACGttgctacagcaacaacaacagcgcagCCGCTCGGCTAGCCCCAATTCTAG AAAGTGCTGGCTGGAGAGCAGCTTCGTTGGCACACGGCCACTCGATTCACCGCAAACGCCCGtcatcgacagcagcagcagcccgcCCGCATCCCAACACCAACTACATCAGCAGCAGTTCCACTTGGATGCCAGCACTGTGGTTGCCACTGGACAGCCGCCACTACGCATGAACGGACTTAGCCGAGtgggcggcggtggcg CGCCTGAACGCTCATTGAGCAGCGCATCGCTAGAAGATGTCTTAGCCTCACTTTTAGGACTGCCAACTACCTCCTCCTCCAACAGCCAGAACACCAATtccaacagcaaccacaacaaccagAACAACAGAAATCGAAATCAAGCAGCAGCGGCGACCATTCCAGGGTCCTCGACGACAGGTATGAACCT ATTCAACAGCTAG